The proteins below come from a single Fodinicola acaciae genomic window:
- a CDS encoding MarR family winged helix-turn-helix transcriptional regulator has protein sequence MRVVIGRLARQLNASATGEGLTPTQASILGLVTGRGPLGLAELAELEGLNPTMLSRVVGKLTELELIRRIPHPSDARAALVEVTAAGKKVHTRIKTRRTAVVSECLDRLPPETTQILLQALPALEALAEELRAADPVTS, from the coding sequence ATGCGGGTGGTCATCGGCAGGCTCGCTCGGCAGCTCAACGCGTCGGCGACCGGCGAGGGCCTGACGCCGACCCAGGCGTCGATCCTCGGCCTGGTCACCGGCCGCGGTCCGCTCGGCCTCGCCGAGCTGGCCGAGCTGGAAGGCCTCAACCCGACGATGCTCTCGCGGGTCGTCGGCAAGCTCACCGAGCTGGAGCTGATCCGCCGGATCCCGCATCCGTCCGACGCGCGGGCCGCGCTCGTCGAGGTGACCGCCGCCGGCAAGAAGGTGCACACGCGGATCAAGACGCGGCGTACGGCCGTCGTGTCCGAATGCCTCGACCGGCTGCCACCGGAGACCACGCAAATCCTTCTGCAGGCACTGCCGGCACTGGAAGCCCTCGCCGAGGAGCTCCGCGCCGCTGACCCCGTCACTTCCTGA
- a CDS encoding threonine ammonia-lyase — translation MRKTRLDLSRIQAARAVIDPVFLDTPLFRCEPLEPHLGCALSIKLETANPVRSFKGRGTELVTSQLTGPAVCASAGNLGQALAWSGRRRGLDVRVVASRFAPATKLERIRAFGAELEIVDADFDTARARAVAIAQHDGIRLVEDSLDIETCEGAATIGLELARTPSDVVLIALGGGAMATGVGYVLKTLAPQVEVICVQPLGAPAMTYSWRKREVVTTESTNTIADGVAGRLPIAEVLDDLLVVADDAVLVEEASIIAGMRLLYEHAGLIVEPSAALGLAAILEDRERFAGRHVTTILCGGNVDMDAYRGWVSG, via the coding sequence GTGCGGAAAACTCGGCTCGACCTCTCTCGGATCCAGGCAGCGCGCGCGGTGATCGACCCGGTTTTCCTGGATACGCCGCTGTTTCGCTGCGAGCCGCTGGAGCCGCACCTGGGCTGTGCGCTGAGCATCAAGCTGGAGACCGCCAATCCGGTACGCAGCTTCAAGGGCCGCGGCACCGAGCTGGTCACGAGTCAGCTGACCGGACCGGCCGTGTGCGCGAGCGCCGGCAACCTCGGCCAGGCGCTCGCCTGGTCCGGTCGCCGTCGCGGTCTGGACGTACGCGTCGTGGCGTCCCGTTTCGCGCCGGCCACCAAGCTCGAGCGCATCCGTGCGTTTGGTGCGGAGTTGGAGATCGTGGATGCCGACTTCGACACGGCTCGCGCGCGGGCGGTCGCGATTGCGCAGCACGACGGCATCCGGCTGGTCGAGGACAGCCTGGACATCGAGACCTGCGAAGGCGCGGCGACGATCGGCCTGGAGCTGGCGCGTACGCCGAGCGACGTCGTGCTGATCGCGCTCGGCGGCGGCGCGATGGCCACCGGCGTCGGCTATGTGCTGAAGACGCTGGCACCGCAGGTCGAGGTGATCTGTGTGCAGCCGCTCGGCGCGCCGGCGATGACGTACTCGTGGCGTAAGCGCGAGGTCGTCACCACCGAGTCGACCAACACCATCGCCGACGGCGTCGCCGGCCGGCTGCCGATTGCGGAGGTGCTCGACGACCTGCTGGTGGTCGCCGACGACGCCGTACTCGTGGAGGAGGCGTCGATCATCGCCGGCATGCGCCTGTTGTACGAGCACGCCGGCCTCATCGTCGAGCCGTCGGCGGCGCTCGGCCTCGCGGCGATCCTGGAGGATCGGGAGCGCTTCGCCGGCCGCCACGTGACGACGATTCTGTGCGGTGGCAACGTCGACATGGACGCCTACCGCGGCTGGGTCAGCGGCTGA
- a CDS encoding AraC family transcriptional regulator: MSDNRQPLGWLLPSTVELRAGERIAAHRHDRHQLVYAAAGVLAVTTPVGVWIAPSQRAVWIPAGTQHAHRAHGPTEMRTLLFPAELTGPSPDNKPVIVAVSPLLRQLILALVENPPADRDELGRLEQVTVDQLRRLPDAPLHLPEPRDDRLRAIDDLLRQAPGDRCSVAALGQRVGASERTILRLCRRELGMTMQQWRTQMRLVHALELLADGTPVIVTAHRCGWANASDFIATFAAVIGSTPGTYQAQLRNPG; encoded by the coding sequence ATGTCGGATAACCGTCAACCGCTGGGCTGGCTCCTGCCCAGCACGGTCGAACTGCGTGCCGGCGAGCGGATCGCCGCGCACCGGCACGACCGTCACCAGTTGGTGTACGCGGCGGCCGGCGTGCTCGCGGTGACGACACCGGTCGGCGTGTGGATCGCGCCGTCCCAGCGCGCGGTGTGGATCCCCGCGGGCACGCAGCACGCGCACCGCGCGCACGGACCGACCGAGATGCGTACGCTCCTGTTCCCCGCCGAGCTGACCGGTCCGAGCCCGGACAACAAGCCGGTGATCGTGGCGGTCAGCCCGCTGCTGCGCCAGCTGATCCTGGCACTGGTGGAAAACCCGCCGGCCGACCGCGACGAGCTGGGCCGGCTCGAGCAGGTCACCGTCGACCAGCTGCGCCGGCTGCCGGACGCGCCACTGCACCTGCCGGAGCCGCGCGACGACCGGCTGCGCGCCATCGACGACCTGCTCCGGCAGGCACCCGGCGACCGCTGCTCGGTGGCCGCTCTCGGCCAGCGGGTCGGCGCGAGCGAACGTACGATCCTGCGGCTGTGCCGCCGCGAGCTCGGCATGACGATGCAGCAGTGGCGTACGCAGATGCGGCTCGTCCACGCGCTTGAGCTGCTCGCCGACGGCACTCCGGTGATCGTCACCGCGCACCGCTGCGGCTGGGCAAATGCCAGCGACTTCATCGCGACCTTCGCCGCGGTGATCGGAAGCACGCCGGGGACTTACCAGGCGCAGTTGCGCAACCCGGGTTGA
- the mftD gene encoding pre-mycofactocin synthase MftD (MftD, an enzyme found in the mycofactocin biosynthesis locus, performs an oxidative deamination of 3-amino-5-[(p-hydroxyphenyl)methyl]-4,4-dimethyl-2-pyrrolidinone (AHDP). The resulting compound, now called pre-mycofactocin (PMFT), is a biologically active redox cofactor that can oxidize the non-exchangeable NADH of TIGR03971 family SDR-type oxidoreductases.): protein MANEWFESVAEARRRARKRLPKSVYSALVAGSERGVTLRDNQAAFDELGFKPRTAALPGSRDLGTTVMGQPVSMPVLISPTGVQAICPDSEVAVARAAAARGTALGLSSFASKPIEEVVAANPQTFFQVYWCGSRDDILQRLDRARKAGAVGIILTLDWSFSHSRDWGSPHIPERLNVREALRFAPETLARPGWLWSYVRTGHIPDLTVPNMAAPGEPPPTFFGAYGQWMMTPPPTWDDVRWLREQWDGPFMLKGVYRPDEARRAVDAGVTAISVSNHGGNNLDGTPATIRTLPAVAEAVGDQVEVLLDGGIRRGSDVVKAVALGARAVMIGRAYLWGLAANGQAGVENVLDILRNGIDSTLLALGHRSIHDLSSDDVLVPDGFSR, encoded by the coding sequence ATGGCCAACGAGTGGTTCGAGTCCGTCGCCGAGGCCCGTCGCCGGGCTCGCAAGCGGCTGCCGAAGTCGGTCTACAGCGCGCTGGTGGCCGGCTCCGAGCGCGGTGTCACGCTGCGCGACAACCAGGCCGCCTTCGACGAGCTGGGCTTCAAGCCGCGTACGGCCGCGTTGCCTGGCAGCCGCGACCTCGGCACCACCGTGATGGGACAGCCGGTGTCGATGCCGGTGCTCATCTCCCCCACCGGCGTGCAGGCGATCTGTCCAGACAGCGAGGTCGCGGTCGCGCGCGCCGCCGCCGCGCGCGGCACCGCGCTCGGTCTCAGCTCCTTCGCGAGCAAACCGATCGAGGAGGTGGTCGCCGCCAATCCGCAGACGTTTTTCCAGGTCTACTGGTGCGGCAGCCGCGACGACATCCTCCAGCGGCTCGACCGCGCGCGAAAGGCCGGCGCGGTCGGCATCATCCTGACGCTCGACTGGTCGTTTTCGCACAGCCGCGACTGGGGCAGCCCGCACATTCCGGAGCGGCTGAACGTCCGCGAGGCACTGCGCTTCGCACCGGAGACGTTGGCGCGACCCGGCTGGCTCTGGTCGTACGTGCGCACCGGCCACATCCCCGACCTGACCGTCCCCAACATGGCCGCGCCGGGCGAGCCACCGCCGACGTTTTTCGGCGCGTACGGCCAATGGATGATGACACCGCCACCGACCTGGGACGACGTGCGGTGGCTGCGCGAGCAGTGGGACGGGCCGTTCATGCTCAAAGGCGTCTATCGGCCGGACGAAGCCCGGCGCGCGGTCGACGCCGGTGTGACCGCGATCTCGGTTTCCAACCACGGCGGCAACAACCTCGACGGCACGCCGGCGACGATCCGTACGCTGCCGGCGGTCGCGGAGGCGGTCGGCGACCAGGTCGAGGTGCTGCTCGACGGCGGCATCCGGCGCGGCAGCGACGTGGTCAAGGCGGTGGCGCTCGGAGCGCGCGCGGTGATGATCGGCCGCGCGTATCTGTGGGGTCTGGCGGCCAACGGCCAGGCCGGCGTCGAGAACGTACTGGACATCCTGCGCAACGGCATCGACTCGACACTGCTGGCGCTCGGTCACCGCAGCATCCATGACCTGAGCAGCGACGACGTGCTCGTGCCGGACGGTTTCAGCCGCTGA
- a CDS encoding COG4315 family predicted lipoprotein: MKPWFVAVLTLALLAACGQNAAVSTRTVAGIGTVLTDSSGKTLYFADQEAGGKVVCTASCLAIWQPVIATSDPVSGNVPGKLATVKRPDNGKSQVTYDGKPLYTFQVDGGPGDAKGNAAKDTFGGVSFSWHAATTGGAAPDNGGGSGGTTY; encoded by the coding sequence GTGAAACCCTGGTTCGTCGCGGTCCTGACCCTCGCGTTGCTCGCGGCCTGCGGCCAAAACGCGGCGGTCAGCACGCGTACAGTCGCCGGCATCGGCACGGTTTTGACCGACAGCTCCGGCAAAACTCTCTATTTCGCCGACCAGGAAGCCGGCGGCAAGGTGGTCTGCACCGCCTCCTGCCTGGCAATCTGGCAACCTGTGATCGCCACGTCCGACCCCGTTTCCGGTAACGTGCCGGGAAAACTGGCGACCGTGAAGCGGCCTGACAACGGTAAGTCGCAGGTGACCTATGACGGAAAGCCGCTTTACACTTTCCAGGTGGACGGCGGCCCCGGCGACGCCAAAGGCAACGCCGCCAAGGACACCTTCGGCGGCGTGAGCTTCAGCTGGCACGCGGCGACGACTGGGGGAGCTGCGCCGGATAATGGTGGTGGCTCTGGAGGGACTACTTACTGA
- a CDS encoding cytochrome P450 translates to MSSVRSRVVSWIGRKYLARALRNGFDPGAMRFLPKSALMPLRRDGLDPVPEMAKLRADQPISKMPLPVGMTVWLVTGHAEAKAILSHPDFSNDFTHLVGSAGVTAEQNPGGLGFTDPPAHTRLRKLLTPEFTMRRLGRLEPLIQQIVDDQLDTIAAAPGPVDLVETFALPIPSLAICELLGVPYEDRADFQRLGAARFDLFAGAGASLGAINESLAYLLEIVKGQRRTPGDGLLGMLVTEHGDDVSDRELAELADGLLTGGFETTASMLALGAIVLLRDPATFEALRTDDEAVGPIVEEMLRYLTVVQVAFPRVATTDMEIAGTSIATGDVVLVSLSGADRDAAFGADAGEFSGKRPPSPHLAFGHGIHRCIGAELARMELRIAYPSLVRRFPKLRLAKPEPELAYRQLSIVYGVDSLPVLVD, encoded by the coding sequence ATGTCGAGCGTACGGTCGCGGGTGGTCAGCTGGATCGGTCGGAAATACCTGGCACGCGCGCTGCGTAACGGTTTCGATCCGGGCGCGATGCGGTTCCTGCCGAAGTCGGCGCTGATGCCGCTGCGCCGCGATGGCCTGGATCCAGTGCCGGAGATGGCGAAACTGCGCGCCGACCAGCCGATCAGCAAGATGCCGCTGCCGGTCGGCATGACCGTGTGGTTGGTCACCGGCCATGCCGAGGCCAAGGCCATACTCTCGCATCCGGACTTCAGCAACGATTTCACGCACCTGGTCGGCTCGGCCGGGGTGACCGCGGAGCAGAATCCCGGCGGCCTCGGTTTCACCGATCCGCCGGCGCACACGCGGCTGCGCAAGCTGCTGACGCCGGAGTTCACCATGCGCCGCCTCGGCCGGCTGGAGCCGCTGATCCAGCAGATCGTCGACGACCAACTCGACACGATCGCCGCCGCGCCGGGTCCGGTCGACCTGGTGGAGACCTTCGCGCTGCCGATCCCGTCGCTGGCGATCTGTGAGCTGCTCGGTGTGCCGTACGAGGACCGCGCCGATTTCCAGCGGCTCGGTGCGGCACGCTTCGACCTGTTCGCCGGTGCCGGTGCGTCGCTCGGCGCAATCAACGAGTCTTTGGCGTATCTGCTGGAAATCGTGAAAGGCCAGCGGCGGACTCCCGGCGACGGCCTGCTCGGCATGCTGGTGACCGAACACGGCGACGACGTGTCCGACCGCGAGCTGGCCGAGCTGGCCGATGGCCTGCTGACCGGCGGCTTCGAGACCACCGCGAGCATGCTGGCGCTCGGCGCCATCGTGTTGCTGCGCGACCCCGCGACTTTCGAGGCGCTGCGGACCGATGACGAGGCGGTCGGCCCGATCGTCGAAGAAATGCTCCGTTATCTGACCGTCGTGCAGGTAGCCTTTCCGCGCGTCGCCACGACCGACATGGAGATCGCCGGCACCTCGATCGCCACCGGCGACGTCGTACTCGTCTCCCTCAGCGGCGCCGACCGCGACGCGGCCTTTGGTGCGGATGCCGGGGAATTCTCCGGAAAACGACCACCGAGTCCGCATCTGGCCTTCGGCCACGGCATCCACCGCTGCATCGGCGCCGAGCTGGCCAGGATGGAGCTGCGGATCGCCTATCCTTCGCTGGTCCGCCGTTTTCCGAAGCTACGATTGGCGAAACCGGAGCCGGAGCTGGCCTATCGTCAACTGTCCATTGTGTACGGTGTGGATTCGCTGCCGGTTCTCGTCGACTAG
- a CDS encoding MFS transporter, translated as MLVFAIVSIALFMASMDQTIVATALTTLQHDLRAPINWTGWTITIYSLGQIVAMPLAGKISDLYGRKKVFLLAAVLFTASSLCCGLVDNIYLLVFFRALQALGGGAFMPSATGIVSDMFGHQRDRALGMFTSIFPIGGIIGPIAGGLFVTYASWREIFLVNVPIGIALLVLGLRFIPASRPRGTSRMDVRGVALLAALILVAMFGISSLGSSGYAVFAVCEAAALVLGWLFVRHTQRDKAPFIPIQLLRGRGFGVMNLINLLFGIAALGLGTLVPVYAEQRYGISTLESGTLLTARAVGTICVAGLAVFALRRTGSRLPITVGFGIVAAGLCMMFLPPAGMSAYLWLAIAAGITGVGMGLSVPATNNATLQLAPDQVAAIAGLRGMFRQSGSIVAVSAVTAILARSADPGVTQAYILIVFAAVLVGILPLVRLVPDHRGSW; from the coding sequence ATGCTGGTCTTCGCCATCGTCTCGATCGCGTTGTTCATGGCCTCCATGGACCAGACGATCGTCGCCACCGCTCTCACCACGCTGCAGCACGACCTGCGCGCGCCGATCAACTGGACCGGCTGGACGATCACCATCTACTCGCTCGGCCAGATCGTGGCGATGCCGCTGGCCGGCAAGATCAGCGACCTGTACGGCCGCAAGAAGGTGTTTCTGCTGGCCGCCGTACTCTTCACCGCCAGCTCGCTGTGCTGCGGCCTGGTCGACAACATCTATCTGTTGGTGTTCTTCCGCGCGCTCCAGGCGCTCGGCGGCGGCGCGTTCATGCCGTCGGCGACCGGCATCGTGTCGGACATGTTCGGCCACCAACGCGACCGGGCGCTCGGCATGTTCACCAGCATCTTCCCGATCGGCGGCATCATCGGTCCGATCGCCGGCGGCCTGTTCGTCACGTACGCCAGTTGGCGCGAGATCTTCCTGGTCAACGTGCCGATCGGCATCGCGCTGCTGGTGCTCGGCCTGCGCTTCATCCCGGCCAGCCGGCCACGCGGCACCAGCCGGATGGACGTGCGCGGCGTGGCGCTGCTCGCCGCGCTGATCCTGGTGGCGATGTTTGGCATCAGCTCGCTTGGCAGCTCCGGCTATGCCGTCTTCGCCGTCTGCGAGGCGGCCGCGCTGGTGCTCGGCTGGCTGTTCGTACGACACACACAGCGCGACAAGGCGCCATTCATCCCGATCCAGTTGCTGCGAGGCCGCGGATTTGGCGTGATGAACCTGATCAACCTGCTGTTCGGCATCGCCGCCCTCGGCCTCGGCACGCTCGTACCCGTCTATGCCGAGCAGCGTTATGGCATCAGCACACTGGAATCCGGCACCCTGTTGACCGCACGCGCCGTCGGCACGATCTGCGTCGCCGGGCTCGCGGTTTTCGCACTACGCCGCACCGGCAGCCGGTTGCCGATTACCGTCGGCTTCGGCATCGTCGCCGCCGGCCTCTGCATGATGTTCCTGCCGCCGGCCGGCATGTCCGCGTACCTCTGGCTGGCCATCGCCGCCGGCATCACCGGCGTCGGCATGGGGCTTTCCGTACCAGCGACCAACAACGCCACCCTGCAACTCGCACCCGACCAGGTGGCCGCTATTGCCGGACTACGTGGAATGTTTCGACAGTCCGGGTCCATCGTTGCGGTGTCCGCGGTGACCGCGATCTTGGCGCGTAGCGCTGATCCCGGCGTGACTCAGGCGTACATATTGATTGTGTTCGCGGCGGTGCTGGTGGGGATATTGCCGCTGGTGCGGCTGGTTCCGGATCATCGCGGGAGCTGGTAG
- a CDS encoding MerR family transcriptional regulator: MTPIREVADHFGLPLSTLHYWERRGLVVPARRGARRVYDTDQVYRIALIVRWRRQGRMSIDEIARLLRPNVRWQEAVEGQLDGLQREIGRLTEACDYLRYLLTCRQGEDLERCPAFRAEVSVPPSAS; this comes from the coding sequence GTGACGCCTATTCGAGAGGTCGCTGACCACTTCGGCCTTCCGCTGTCCACGCTGCACTACTGGGAACGGCGCGGCCTGGTCGTGCCAGCGCGCCGCGGTGCTCGCCGCGTGTACGACACCGATCAGGTCTATCGGATCGCGCTCATCGTGCGGTGGCGCCGGCAAGGCCGGATGAGCATCGACGAGATCGCCAGGCTGCTGCGGCCCAACGTGCGGTGGCAGGAGGCGGTGGAAGGCCAGCTCGACGGCCTCCAGCGTGAGATCGGCCGGCTCACCGAGGCGTGTGACTACCTGCGCTATTTGCTCACCTGCCGGCAGGGCGAGGACCTGGAGCGCTGTCCGGCGTTTCGCGCCGAGGTCAGCGTGCCGCCGTCGGCCAGCTGA
- a CDS encoding VOC family protein, whose protein sequence is MIIDSNPTTGTPTWLELEVSDPDQAAAFYGAVFGWSFEPGPAGTTRCLLNGRTVAGLRPAREAQWLVHLATDDCDRTAERVAAAGGKVLEAPAEFGDAARIAYAEDPVGARFGLWQGRRSVGCEVVNEPDSLVRNDLVTPAPGPARAFYPAVFDFFLDGNDDLPGVDFTFLRLTAEKEVGGIMGDPSAARSSWNTLFEVADCDTTVARAVAAGAIVVKPAADDPYARSATLTDPFGATFSVGSRHA, encoded by the coding sequence ATGATCATCGACAGCAATCCGACCACCGGCACGCCGACCTGGCTGGAGCTGGAGGTTTCCGATCCGGACCAGGCCGCGGCGTTCTATGGCGCGGTGTTCGGCTGGTCCTTCGAGCCGGGACCGGCCGGCACGACTCGCTGCCTGCTCAACGGTCGTACGGTCGCCGGACTGCGGCCGGCGCGAGAGGCGCAGTGGCTGGTGCACCTGGCGACCGACGACTGCGACCGTACGGCCGAGCGGGTCGCCGCGGCCGGCGGCAAGGTGCTGGAGGCGCCGGCCGAGTTCGGCGACGCGGCGCGGATCGCGTACGCGGAGGACCCGGTCGGTGCGCGGTTCGGCCTGTGGCAGGGTCGCCGGTCAGTCGGCTGTGAGGTGGTGAACGAGCCGGACTCGCTCGTACGCAACGACCTCGTCACACCGGCTCCGGGGCCGGCACGCGCCTTCTATCCGGCCGTTTTCGACTTCTTCCTGGACGGCAACGACGACCTGCCCGGCGTCGACTTCACCTTCCTGCGGTTGACCGCGGAGAAGGAGGTCGGCGGCATCATGGGTGACCCGTCGGCGGCGCGCTCGTCGTGGAACACGCTGTTCGAGGTCGCCGACTGCGACACCACGGTCGCGCGCGCGGTCGCGGCTGGCGCGATCGTCGTCAAGCCGGCCGCGGACGATCCGTACGCCCGCTCGGCGACGCTCACCGACCCCTTTGGCGCCACCTTCTCCGTCGGCTCCCGCCACGCCTAG
- a CDS encoding MFS transporter, with the protein MPRFPRFRDGEEDVVLVTVSGRRAMTLACAGAFMVVMDATIVSVALPQIGGTLGFSADTLPWVVNAYTLTFAGFLLLGGRLCDVFGRRTMYVLGAGLFTVARTVAGLAISPETLLAARAIQGCGGALLMPVSLSLLTTTFEEGPVRARMLGAWSAVGAVGASLGPVIGGPLTQLAGWRWVFFVTVPLGIAAMALALVALPKSATGCLRTVDFTGAALVTTALSLLVYAVMESSSAGWTAPRVAGALLAGAVLGIVFLAQQRFLAQHPILPLGIFRLRQVSGGNLVLLLLGLGFFASPVLLSLYQQQVLGYSALWAGIGYLPVGAAMFVGAQVAGPLTNRIGARSAAVLLCLVGAAGFLAVALLIGMTDDYAITLLGPGLLLGFGSAAAFTPITVAATSGIPSQQSGLAAGVLNTVRQTSGAIGLAAATTIASAATTNWAHSHPGHPAAAIGHGQAVAFAVAAGCLVLASIGAAVTMPRARTTRQLADGGTLTSARNAGQRSRSSPCRQVSK; encoded by the coding sequence TTGCCACGATTTCCGAGGTTTCGCGACGGCGAGGAGGACGTGGTCTTGGTGACGGTCAGCGGCCGGCGGGCGATGACGCTCGCCTGCGCCGGCGCGTTCATGGTGGTGATGGATGCGACCATCGTTTCGGTCGCGTTGCCGCAGATCGGTGGCACGCTTGGCTTTTCAGCCGACACGTTGCCGTGGGTCGTCAACGCATACACGTTGACCTTCGCCGGATTTCTGCTGCTCGGCGGCCGGTTGTGCGACGTTTTCGGCCGCCGCACGATGTACGTGCTCGGCGCCGGCCTGTTCACCGTCGCGCGTACGGTCGCCGGCCTCGCGATCTCACCGGAGACATTGCTCGCCGCTCGCGCGATCCAGGGTTGCGGCGGCGCGCTGCTCATGCCGGTTTCGTTGTCGTTGTTGACAACCACCTTCGAGGAGGGTCCGGTCCGCGCCCGCATGCTCGGCGCGTGGAGCGCGGTCGGCGCGGTCGGCGCGTCACTCGGACCGGTGATCGGCGGTCCGCTCACCCAGCTGGCCGGCTGGCGCTGGGTGTTTTTCGTCACGGTGCCGCTCGGCATCGCCGCGATGGCGCTCGCATTGGTGGCACTGCCGAAATCCGCGACCGGCTGCCTGCGTACGGTCGACTTCACCGGCGCCGCGTTGGTAACCACCGCGCTCAGCCTGCTCGTGTATGCGGTGATGGAGTCGTCCTCAGCCGGCTGGACGGCGCCGCGGGTGGCCGGCGCGTTGCTGGCTGGCGCAGTGCTCGGCATTGTTTTCCTGGCACAGCAACGGTTTCTGGCACAGCATCCGATCCTGCCGCTGGGGATCTTCCGGCTTCGCCAGGTCAGCGGCGGAAATCTGGTGCTGCTGCTGCTCGGGTTGGGGTTCTTCGCGAGCCCGGTGCTGCTGTCGCTTTATCAGCAGCAGGTGCTTGGCTATTCGGCTCTGTGGGCCGGCATCGGCTATCTGCCTGTCGGCGCCGCGATGTTCGTCGGCGCGCAGGTCGCCGGGCCACTCACCAACCGGATCGGCGCGCGATCCGCGGCGGTGCTGCTGTGCCTGGTCGGCGCCGCCGGTTTTTTGGCCGTGGCACTGCTTATTGGCATGACCGACGACTATGCCATCACGCTTCTCGGCCCCGGCCTGCTGCTCGGTTTCGGCAGCGCGGCGGCGTTTACACCGATCACGGTGGCGGCGACCAGCGGCATACCATCACAACAGAGCGGCCTGGCCGCCGGCGTGCTCAACACCGTACGACAGACCAGCGGCGCCATCGGTCTCGCCGCCGCGACCACAATCGCCTCGGCCGCCACGACGAACTGGGCGCACAGCCATCCAGGTCACCCCGCCGCCGCGATCGGACACGGCCAGGCCGTCGCGTTCGCGGTGGCGGCCGGATGCCTCGTGCTGGCATCGATCGGGGCTGCCGTGACGATGCCGCGTGCGCGTACGACTCGTCAGCTGGCCGACGGCGGCACGCTGACCTCGGCGCGAAACGCCGGACAGCGCTCCAGGTCCTCGCCCTGCCGGCAGGTGAGCAAATAG
- the folE gene encoding GTP cyclohydrolase I, which produces MFKYVCAAGRSLMAVQPPPREPTDGKVPAARTALRVVRHTEGVDLVEAERAAEAFLHALGISTDSPSLRSTPRRMAQAYADLFTARPFDLTTFPNDEGYEQLVLARGLPVRSVCEHHLLPFTGVAHIGYLPGEHILGLSKLARVLEYFAARPQVQERLTKQVADWLTKHLKPQGVGVVIEAEHTCMTLRGVQARGTTTVTSTLLGMLREDARSRQEFFALAGLQS; this is translated from the coding sequence GTGTTCAAATATGTATGTGCCGCTGGTCGGTCGCTGATGGCCGTCCAACCACCCCCCAGGGAACCCACCGACGGCAAGGTTCCAGCGGCGCGTACGGCCCTACGCGTCGTCCGGCACACCGAAGGCGTCGACCTCGTCGAGGCCGAGCGTGCCGCCGAGGCCTTCCTGCACGCGCTGGGGATCTCCACCGACTCGCCGAGCCTGCGCAGCACGCCGCGGCGGATGGCGCAGGCGTACGCGGACCTGTTCACCGCGCGGCCGTTCGACCTCACCACCTTCCCCAACGACGAGGGCTATGAGCAGCTCGTCCTGGCGCGCGGCCTGCCGGTGCGGTCGGTCTGCGAGCACCACCTGCTGCCGTTCACCGGCGTCGCGCACATCGGCTATCTGCCTGGCGAGCACATCCTCGGCCTGTCCAAGCTGGCCAGGGTGCTGGAGTATTTCGCCGCCCGGCCGCAGGTGCAGGAGCGGCTCACCAAGCAGGTGGCCGACTGGCTGACCAAGCACCTCAAGCCGCAGGGGGTCGGCGTGGTGATCGAGGCCGAGCACACCTGCATGACGCTGCGCGGCGTACAGGCGCGCGGCACCACCACCGTGACCTCGACGTTGCTCGGCATGTTGCGCGAGGACGCGCGGTCGCGGCAGGAGTTCTTCGCACTCGCCGGATTGCAAAGCTGA